From Oryza sativa Japonica Group chromosome 4, ASM3414082v1, one genomic window encodes:
- the LOC4336120 gene encoding disease resistance protein RPS2, whose product MEFAIDNIFRPLRNLFTRTVGYIRALESEARWLKSQRDDVMKEVRLAERQGMEATNQVSHWLEAVASLLVRAIGIVAEFPRGGAAAGGLGLRAAYRLSKRADEARAEAVSLVEQRSTFQKVADAPVFACTEVLPTAAPSIGLDALLARVANAFQEGGTSVIGIYGAPGVGKTTLLHHFNNTFLSASAASMDIHLVIYVEVTERYSAGAVQKAIGGRLGLRWEDGKSTKEKALALCTYLHRWNFVLLLDDVWEPLNLAELGVPVPGRHGKSKVLLTTRLEHVCDQMDVTRKIKVECLSAADSWELFKNKVGNAFVTSREIQPLAQAMASRCGGLPLGLITVARAMACKRVTREWEHSMAVLNLAPWQLDGVEANLLVSLKRSYDSLRDDSLRICLLYCSLFSGETSKELLVESFIGEGFVSDVSADDMDDLYNKGHYMLGILVTSSLLEAAGDYHVTMHPMVRAMALWVVADCGRIDNKWLVRAGLVTSAAPRADKWTGAERVSLMRTGINELNDAPTCSVLKTLLLQSNRLLGRICHDFFSFMPCLRLLDLSDTLITALPSEINLLVTLQYLRLNNTTIRSLPAGIGALVNLRFLLLSNVPVQTIAAGVLNPLTALQVLCMDHCWSSWMDVGSCEPESGDSRKRRRHDLRQRVNLRELESLKSLQMLDISVQTLHSLEKLSQSPHLAEHLRNLHVQDCSDLPSIQFSPSSLWRHMSRLKGIIISGCCNLENVIITGGEYKGEQPWSLDRTVSMMRYRVPDKPLDVDSVYRPQTSQSLDMDCRKLVPLLPSLQSIILRKLPKAKIVWQGGSLEYLSSLSISSCSVLEHLISYDTEGLSHGSPAETVFPSLKELELHDLPNMRSIGPESIAVNFPSLASLKVVRCSRLKKLNLVAGCLKELQCTQTWWNKLVWEDENLKTVFLSSVKPLA is encoded by the coding sequence ATGGAATTCGCGATTGACAACATCTTCCGGCCTCTGCGGAACTTGTTCACGCGGACGGTGGGCTACATCCGGGCGCTCGAGTCCGAGGCTAGATGGCTGAAGAGCCAGCGCGACGATGTGATGAAAGAGGTGAGGTTAGCGGAGAGGCAGGGCATGGAAGCGACCAACCAGGTGAGCCACTGGCTCGAAGCCGTTGCCTCGCTCTTGGTTCGTGCCATCGGGATCGTCGCGGAGTTCCCtagaggaggggcggcggcgggggggctTGGCCTGCGTGCAGCCTACCGGCTGAGCAAGCGCGCCGACGAGGCGCGCGCCGAAGCCGTGTCACTTGTAGAGCAAAGATCCACCTTCCAGAAGGTGGCGGACGCGCCCGTGTTCGCCTGCACGGAGGTGCTCCCGACGGCGGCCCCGTCGATCGGCCTGGACGCGCTCCTGGCGCGGGTCGCGAATGCGTTCCAGGAGGGCGGCACCAGCGTGATCGGCATCTATGGCGCGCCGGGCGTCGGGAAGACCACCCTGTTGCACCACTTCAACAACACCTTCCTCTCGGCGTCCGCGGCGTCCATGGACATACATCTCGTCATCTACGTGGAGGTCACGGAGCGCTACAGCGCGGGCGCCGTCCAGAAGGCCATCGGCGGCCGACTAGGCCTCCGGTGGGAGGACGGGAAGAGCACCAAGGAGAAGGCGCTCGCCCTGTGCACGTATCTCCACCGGTGGAACTTCGTGCTCCTCCTGGACGACGTGTGGGAGCCCCTCAACCTCGCGGAGCTCGGAGTCCCCGTGCCCGGCCGGCACGGCAAGAGCAAGGTGCTGCTGACGACGCGGCTCGAGCACGTGTGCGACCAGATGGACGTGACGAGGAAGATCAAGGTGGAGTGTTTGTCCGCGGCCGATTCGTGGGAGCTGTTCAAGAACAAGGTGGGCAACGCGTTCGTCACCAGCAGGGAGATCCAGCCGCTTGCCCAGGCGATGGCGTCGCGGTGCGGCGGCCTGCCCCTCGGTCTCATCACGGTTGCACGGGCCATGGCTTGCAAAAGGGTAACGCGGGAGTGGGAACATAGCATGGCCGTGCTCAATCTGGCGCCATGGCAGCTCGACGGCGTCGAGGCCAACCTCCTCGTCAGCCTGAAGCGGAGCTATGACAGCTTACGGGACGACAGCCTCAGGATCTGCCTCCTGTATTGCTCTTTGTTCTCGGGAGAGACGTCCAAGGAATTACTTGTCGAGAGCTTCATCGGAGAAGGATTTGTGAGCGATGTGTCTGCTGATGACATGGATGATCTCTACAACAAAGGCCACTACATGCTTGGTATCCTAGTGACCTCCTCTCTGCTGGAAGCAGCCGGTGACTACCATGTCACCATGCATCCCATGGTGCGAGCCATGGCCTTGTGGGTGGTTGCAGATTGCGGCAGGATTGACAACAAGTGGCTAGTCCGAGCAGGTCTTGTGACAAGCGCCGCGCCACGGGCGGATAAATGGACAGGCGCTGAGAGGGTGTCACTGATGCGGACTGGCATCAACGAGCTGAATGATGCACCGACGTGCTCTGTTCTGAAAACGTTGCTGCTCCAGAGCAACCGGCTGCTGGGGAGGATATGCCACGACTTCTTCAGCTTCATGCCTTGTCTCAGGTTGCTGGACCTATCGGACACGCTGATCACCGCATTGCCCTCCGAGATCAACCTCCTTGTCACCCTGCAGTACCTTCGTCTCAACAACACGACTATCCGGTCCTTGCCCGCTGGAATAGGAGCCCTGGTGAACTTGCGATTCTTGTTGCTGTCCAATGTGCCCGTCCAAACCATTGCCGCCGGCGTGCTAAACCCGCTCACGGCGCTGCAGGTCCTGTGCATGGACCACTGCTGGAGCAGTTGGATGGACGTCGGAAGCTGTGAGCCTGAGTCCGGTGACTCAAGAAAACGAAGGCGGCACGACCTCCGGCAACGCGTCAACCTGCGCGAACTCGAGAGCCTGAAAAGCTTGCAGATGCTTGACATATCCGTGCAAACGCTCCACTCTCTGGAGAAGCTCTCGCAGTCTCCTCATCTCGCAGAGCACTTGCGGAATTTGCATGTCCAGGACTGCAGCGACTTGCCGAGCATCCAGTTTTCGCCTTCCAGCCTCTGGAGGCACATGAGCAGATTGAAGGGCATCATCATCAGTGGCTGCTGCAACCTGGAGAATGTCATTATTACCGGAGGTGAATACAAGGGCGAGCAACCATGGTCACTTGATCGGACTGTCAGCATGATGCGTTACAGGGTGCCCGATAAGCCTTTGGACGTTGACAGCGTGTATCGTCCACAGACTAGCCAGTCATTGGACATGGATTGCCGCAAGCTGGTACCCCTGCTGCCTTCTCTCCAAAGTATCATCCTTCGCAAGCTCCCAAAGGCCAAGATTGTTTGGCAGGGTGGCAGCCTGGAGTATTTATCCTCCTTGAGCATTTCATCCTGCAGTGTTCTTGAGCATCTTATATCCTACGACACAGAAGGATTGAGCCATGGATCGCCTGCGGAGACGGTCTTTCCAAGCCTCAAGGAGTTAGAGTTGCACGACTTGCCAAACATGAGAAGCATAGGCCCTGAATCCATAGCAGTGAATTTCCCAAGCTTGGCGAGCCTCAAAGTAGTCAGATGCAGCAGGCTTAAGAAGCTTAATCTTGTGGCAGGATGCCTGAAAGAACTCCAGTGTACACAGACATGGTGGAACAAGCTAGTATGGGAGGATGAGAATCTGAAAACGGTTTTCTTGTCTTCCGTGAAACCATTAGCCTAA
- the LOC4336117 gene encoding ras-related protein Rab-2-B has protein sequence MSYAYLFKYIIIGDTGVGKSCLLLQFTDKRFQPVHDLTIGVEFGARMITVDSRPVKLQIWDTAGQESFRSITRSYYRGAAGALLVYDITRRETFNHLASWLEDARQHANANMTIMLVGNKSDLSHRRAVSYEEGEQFAKEHGLIFMEASAKTAQNVEEAFVKTAGAIYKKIQDGVFDLSNEANGIKLGYTVPGQSGGAGSSSSQGGGCCSS, from the exons ATGTCGTACGCCTACCTCTTCAAATACATCATCATCGGCGACACAG GGGTGGGCAAGTCGTGCCTGCTGCTGCAGTTCACGGACAAGCGGTTCCAGCCCGTCCACGACCTCACCATCGGCGTCGAGTTCGGCGCCCGGATGATCACCGTCGACAGCAGGCCCGTCAAGCTCCAGATTTGGGACACG GCAGGCCAGGAGTCATTCAGATCGATAACTAGATCGTACTACAGAGGGGCTGCCGGTGCTCTTTTGGTTTATGACATTACAAG GAGGGAGACATTCAATCATCTTGCGAGCTGGCTGGAAGATGCAAGGCAACATGCGAATGCTAACATGACAATAATGCTTGTTGGAAATAAATCTGATCTATCTCATAGGCGTGCTGTGAGCTATGAGGAAGGCGAGCAGTTTGCAAAAGAGCACGGTCTGATATTTATGGAGGCGTCTGCAAAAACCGCGCAGAATGTTGAGGAG GCTTTTGTCAAGACTGCTGGAGCAATATACAAGAAAATTCAAGATGGTGTCTTTGATTTATCTAATGAG GCTAATGGAATCAAACTTGGTTACACGGTCCCGGGCCAATCCGGAGGTGCTGGTTCCTCGTCTTCTCAAGGGGGTGGCTGCTGCAGTAGCTAA
- the LOC4336118 gene encoding small nuclear ribonucleoprotein SmD1a: MKLVRFLMKLNNETVTIELKNGTVVHGTITGVDISMNTHLKTVKLTLKGKNPVTLDHLSVRGNNIRYYILPDSLNLETLLVEDTPRVKAKKPTAGKPLGRGRGRGRGRGRGRGR, from the exons ATGAAGCTCGTCAG GTTTCTGATGAAGCTGAACAACGAGACGGTCACCATCGAGCTCAAGAACGGCACCGTCGTCCACGGAACCATCACCG GTGTGGATATAAGCATGAACACCCACTTGAAGACTGTTAAGCTCACATTGAAAGGGAAAAATCCTGTAACCCTTGACCACCTCAGTGTGAGAGGAAACAACATTCGCTATTACATCCTCCCTGATAGCTTAAATCTGGAAACTTTACTAGTAGAGGATACCCCGAGAGTCAAGGCTAAGAAGCCAACTGCAG GGAAACCTTTGGGGCGTGGGCGCGGACGCGGTCGTGGCCGTGGTCGGGGCCGGGGGCGCTGA
- the LOC4336119 gene encoding protein FATTY ACID EXPORT 5: MALAAQLYGSAAAAAYRRLPLYGVPSSCRWPRTPLAALPKLSISTGGMGMNPFGVGAKVSIKCTNGTTQVDELNFRSNQTEELVEGDADTVTQKRSAKIHDFCLGIPFGGLLFCMGLLGYIFSRSTISLVLGVAPGLTTLFLGTLSLKFWRSGKSSFIFILGQAAISAVLAWKYSHAYILTNRILPWAFYASLSTAMACFYAYVLLSGGNPPPKKKMAATPSS, encoded by the exons ATGGCGCTGGCGGCGCAGCTCTacggatcggcggcggcggccgcgtacCGGAGACTTCCACTCTACGGAGTTCCTTCGTCATGCCGGTGGCCGCGGACTCCTCTCGCCGCTCTCCCGAAG ctttccATCTCCACCGGTGGAATGGGTATGAATCCGTTTGGTGTTGGTGCTAAAGTTTCAATAAAATGTACAAATGGGACCACTCAGGTTGATGAGTTAAACTTCAGATCAAATCAAACTGAGGAATTAGTAGAAGGAGATGCAGATACTGTTACCCAGAAGAGGAGTGCAAAAATCCATGATTTTTGCCTTGGGATCCCTTTTG GTGGTCTTCTATTCTGTATGGGGCTTCTAGGATACATTTTTTCAAGAAGTACCATAAGCCTTGTTTTAGGTGTTGCACCAGGGCTCACCACGCTCTTTCTTGGTACCCTCAGTCTTAAATTCTGGAGGAGTGGAAAATCCAGTTTCATATTTATCTTGGGCCAAGCAG CAATTTCTGCTGTTCTAGCATGGAAGTATTCCCATGCCTACATCTTG aCAAATAGAATCCTCCCCTGGGCCTTCTATGCATCTCTGAG CACTGCCATGGCTTGTTTCTACGCTTATGTGCTGCTCTCCGGAGGAAATCCACCACCTAAGAAGAAGATGGCAGCAACTCCATCATCATAG